One part of the Arachidicoccus terrestris genome encodes these proteins:
- a CDS encoding sugar phosphate isomerase/epimerase family protein produces the protein MKDKRILVDLNNSRRDFIRNSAVLLAGMAFTRKAGHWDTGFSKSEMKVSRYRIGVADLMIYKRQKIGAFELTKRIGAEGVEVDMGGLGDRPTFNSKLADPAVCKAFLDEAEKYGLEICSVAMTGFYAQSFAERPTWQRMIGDCLDTAKRLKVKTTFLPLGITCDLRKYPKLRPAIVTRLKVAGQMAVATGTVIGIETSLDAAGERRLLEEIGSPGIKSYFNFANPVDHQLDICNELKILGKDNICQIHGTNSDGVHLSQDPEVNMPKIKQTLDQMGWSGWLVLQRSRDQKDPKNVLYNFGANSKYMESIFK, from the coding sequence ATCAGAAATTCAGCCGTCTTGCTAGCTGGAATGGCTTTTACCCGCAAGGCCGGTCATTGGGATACCGGCTTTTCTAAAAGTGAAATGAAGGTTTCGAGATACCGGATAGGTGTTGCCGATCTGATGATCTATAAGCGTCAAAAAATTGGCGCGTTTGAATTGACAAAGCGTATCGGAGCAGAAGGGGTAGAAGTGGACATGGGGGGGCTTGGCGATCGACCGACTTTCAATAGTAAATTAGCTGATCCAGCCGTTTGCAAAGCATTTCTGGACGAAGCTGAGAAATACGGCCTGGAAATCTGTTCCGTGGCCATGACGGGATTCTATGCCCAGTCTTTTGCCGAAAGACCGACCTGGCAGCGGATGATCGGAGATTGCCTGGATACTGCAAAACGGCTGAAAGTTAAAACAACTTTTCTTCCCTTAGGGATTACCTGTGATCTGAGGAAATATCCTAAACTGAGACCTGCTATTGTTACGAGGCTTAAAGTGGCCGGTCAAATGGCCGTCGCTACAGGAACAGTCATTGGTATTGAGACCTCCCTGGATGCGGCCGGCGAGCGTCGACTGCTTGAAGAGATCGGCTCTCCCGGTATTAAGAGCTATTTTAACTTTGCCAACCCTGTAGACCATCAGCTGGACATATGTAATGAATTGAAGATACTGGGAAAGGACAATATTTGCCAGATACACGGAACGAATAGCGATGGTGTTCACCTTTCGCAGGATCCTGAAGTCAATATGCCGAAAATTAAGCAAACACTTGATCAAATGGGATGGTCAGGCTGGCTGGTGCTTCAACGCTCCAGGGATCAAAAAGATCCGAAGAATGTGCTGTATAATTTTGGGGCGAACAGTAAGTATATGGAATCGATCTTTAAATAG